From Onychostoma macrolepis isolate SWU-2019 chromosome 05, ASM1243209v1, whole genome shotgun sequence, one genomic window encodes:
- the limk2 gene encoding LIM domain kinase 2 produces the protein MDEREDVTERACTGCGGRIQDAFHVKVLQDAWHNACFQCSVCFDLLTNWYFEKEGKLYCHKHYCEKFGELCHGCSLLMTGPAMVAGDYKYHPECFVCLSCRVVIEDQDTYALVERTKLYCGKCYKQVVLTPVLEKRSLVDSPTDLLPHTVTLVSMPSATNGKRGFSVSVTRDCTSATASVQVKEVRGMHISPEVRNAIHVGDRILEINGLPVSALMEEEVEDLIHRTSQTLQLLMEYDPVRQRLDRLRLGSSRNQLGVPAASRMRMSSSTDAEIERSDSVDNGTLKRRSLRRSNSICKSPVSSSPKDPPILTRDIGRSESLRSPSSCSHRIFRPCDLIHGEILGKGFFGQAIKVTHKATGEVMVMKELIRCDEETQKTFLKEVKVMRSLEHPHVLKFIGVLYKDKRLNLITEFIEGGTLKDFIRDTDSFPWEQRVSFAKSIASGMAYLHSMSIIHRDLNSHNCLVKLDNTVVVADFGLSRLIVEDKVKQPPPDKSTNKKRLFRRIDRKKRYTVVGNPYWMAPEMLNGKRYDEKVDIFSFGIVLCEIIGQVYADPECLPRTLDFGLNVRKFIEKFLPEHCPPAFFALAVACCDLTPDNRPAFQKLEDCFEALTLNQELNIPLPAELDELQQKFLRTYGPSEIASENQETT, from the exons GTGTTCTGTGTGCTTTGATCTCCTGACAAACTGGTACTTTGAGAAAGAGGGGAAGCTGTACTGTCACAAACACTACTGCGAGAAGTTTGGGGAGTTGTGCCATGGCTGTTCGCTGCTCATGACTGGACCTGCTATG GTGGCAGGAGACTATAAATACCACCCCGAATGCTTCGTGTGTTTAAGCTGCAGGGTGGTGATTGAGGATCAGGACACCTATGCCTTAGTGGAACGAACCAAACTCTACTG TGGTAAATGCTACAAGCAGGTGGTCCTGACACCGGTGTTGGAGAAGCGCAGTCTGGTTGACTCTCCAACGGACCTGCTCCCTCACACAGTGACTCTGGTGTCCATGCCTTCTGCCACCAATGGTAAAAGGGGTTTCTCTGTCAGTGTGACTAGAGACTGCACAAGTGCTACGGCCAGTGTCCAGGTCAAAGA GGTCAGAGGGATGCATATTAGTCCAGAGGTTCGGAACGCCATCCATGTTGGGGACCGAATCCTGGAGATCAATGGACTCCCGGTGTCAGCTCTGATGGAGGAGGAG GTGGAGGACCTGATCCATCGGACCAGTCAGACACTGCAGCTGTTGATGGAATATGATCCAGTCAGACAGCGTCTGGACCGACTCCGCCTGGGCTCTTCCCGCAATCAACTGGGTGTCCCCGCGGCCTCCCGTATGCGTATGTCCTCCTCAACGGATGCTGAGATCGAACGAAGTGACTCAGTGGACAATGGGACGTTAAAAAGGAGGTCCCTCAG ACGTAGCAACAGCATCTGCAAGTCTCCAGTTTCTTCATCTCCTAAGGACCCTCCGATTCTAACTCGTGATATCGGGCGCTCTGAATCCCTCCGTTCTCCTTCCAGCTGCTCTCACCGTATTTTCCGTCCCTGTGACCTCATCCATGGAGAAATCCTCGGAAAAGGCTTCTTTGGACAGGCCATCAAG gTGACCCATAAAGCCACAGGTGAGGTGATGGTCATGAAGGAGCTGATCCGCTGTGATGAAGAGACACAGAAAACGTTCCTAAAGGAG GTAAAAGTGATGAGAAGTCTTGAACACCCACACGTTTTGAAGTTCATTGGGGTTTTGTACAAGGACAAGCGGCTTAATCTGATAACAGAGTTCATTGAGGGAGGCACTCTAAAGGATTTTATCCGAGACACG GACTCATTCCCATGGGAACAGAGAGTTAGCTTTGCAAAAAGCATCGCATCTGGAATG GCATATCTCCATTCAATGAGCATCATACATCGAGATCTCAACTCTCACAACTGCCTGGTCAAACTG GACAACACCGTCGTGGTGGCAGATTTTGGTCTATCTCGTCTAATCGTGGAGGATAAGGTCAAGCAGCCGCCCCCTGACAAATCAACCAATAAGAAAAGACTGTTTAGACGGATTGACCGCAAGAAACGCTACACGGTGGTGGGGAACCCATACTGGATGGCCCCAGAAATGCTTAATG GTAAACGCTACGATGAGAAGGTGGATATTTTCTCCTTTGGCATTGTGCTTTGTGAG ATTATCGGTCAGGTTTATGCAGATCCCGAGTGTCTCCCGAGAACGCTGGATTTTGGGCTCAATGTGAGAAAATTCATTGAGAAGTTTCTTCCAGAGCACTGTCCTCCAGCTTTCTTCGCATTGGCTGTGGCTTGTTGTGATCTCACCCCTGACAACCG GCCTGCTTTTCAGAAGTTGGAGGACTGTTTTGAGGCATTAACTCTGAATCAGGAGTTGAATATCCCTCTGCCTGCGGAACTGGACGAGCTTCAGCAGAAGTTTTTAAGGACTTATGGACCCAGTGAAATTGCTTCTGAAAACCAGGAAACAACATAG